One window of the Candidatus Jettenia sp. genome contains the following:
- a CDS encoding ABC transporter permease produces the protein MANPIAYIGIKALTLFQLTGELLQLFASTLYWCKYAFGNIDKIFHFMVKMGVNTLPIATFTSLFVGMVMVLQTGYTLEKFGMAESLGAIVPIAMARELGPVLTALLLAGRIGAAITAEIGTMTVSEEVDALKTLGINPVRYLAMPRFLACLCMLPVLVIYADVIGILGGASVAATYFHIPTKIYFDRMAESLQFIDIIKGLTKAAVFGATIAIVGCRYGLEAKGGAAGVGEATTRSVVCSFVTIYILNYFITRLWL, from the coding sequence ATGGCAAATCCAATAGCATATATAGGGATAAAAGCGCTTACCTTATTTCAATTGACAGGTGAATTACTCCAGCTTTTTGCCAGCACCCTCTATTGGTGTAAATATGCCTTCGGAAATATAGACAAAATTTTCCACTTTATGGTAAAAATGGGGGTTAACACGTTACCAATCGCCACCTTTACTTCGCTCTTTGTGGGAATGGTTATGGTGCTTCAAACTGGTTATACTTTGGAAAAATTCGGCATGGCAGAATCTCTGGGCGCCATCGTCCCTATTGCAATGGCAAGGGAATTAGGTCCGGTACTCACTGCGCTCTTACTCGCGGGCAGGATTGGTGCTGCAATTACCGCTGAAATCGGCACCATGACGGTATCAGAAGAGGTAGACGCACTGAAGACCCTGGGCATTAATCCGGTAAGATATCTCGCAATGCCCCGCTTCCTGGCTTGTTTATGTATGCTACCTGTTCTCGTTATCTATGCAGATGTGATAGGTATTCTGGGTGGTGCATCTGTAGCTGCAACTTATTTCCACATCCCTACAAAAATATATTTTGATCGTATGGCAGAAAGCCTGCAATTTATTGATATTATTAAGGGACTGACAAAGGCAGCGGTTTTTGGTGCTACGATAGCCATTGTAGGATGCCGTTATGGTTTGGAGGCTAAAGGAGGGGCTGCTGGTGTGGGTGAAGCGACAACGAGATCTGTGGTCTGCTCATTTGTTACTATATATATATTGAATTATTTTATCACAAGATTATGGCTGTAA